Proteins encoded within one genomic window of Pedobacter africanus:
- a CDS encoding MFS transporter: MKVQGLRWYIIALIAVATVINYIDRSAINIMWPYIYKEFGIADADNKSALALITTFFMIAYALGQTFTGKLMDAVGTRLGMTISIISWSVSIALHAFARTLLSFNIFRFLLGFSEAGNWPGATKSNAEWFPPKERAIAQGIFGAGASLGSVVSAPVIALLYIAFGWKMTFVLIAALGLIWVIPWLMINKAAPDKHPWLTEKEKQHILDTDLQDSKQAVATKVLSWKELLKFRNTWGIISGRFFIDPVWWLFVTWLPTFLKEQFLFDIKQIGAFTWLPYLFAAIGSLAGGYHSSRQVKRGLNAVKARKNSITLGCIVMLASLTVIVYFLDGLKDSPTLAMVLIGTTLFGFQFLIGNIQTLPSDYFHGKNVGTVAGMGGTAAVAGTLLTTWAVPIITKTSYVSFFVLAAVLVPITWICIKYITAKKVIHQ; encoded by the coding sequence ATGAAAGTTCAAGGACTAAGGTGGTATATCATAGCGTTGATTGCGGTGGCAACGGTGATCAATTACATTGACCGCAGCGCCATCAACATCATGTGGCCCTACATCTATAAGGAATTTGGCATTGCAGATGCCGACAATAAAAGTGCGCTTGCCCTCATTACCACTTTTTTTATGATTGCCTATGCACTGGGGCAAACCTTTACCGGTAAGCTGATGGATGCGGTGGGCACACGACTGGGTATGACCATTTCTATCATCAGCTGGAGCGTTTCCATTGCCCTGCATGCCTTCGCGCGTACGCTTTTGTCATTCAACATTTTCAGGTTCCTCCTGGGCTTTTCAGAGGCGGGCAACTGGCCTGGTGCCACCAAAAGCAATGCAGAGTGGTTCCCTCCTAAAGAAAGGGCTATAGCCCAGGGCATCTTTGGTGCAGGTGCCTCACTCGGTTCAGTGGTATCGGCACCTGTTATTGCCCTGCTGTATATAGCCTTTGGCTGGAAAATGACCTTTGTGCTGATTGCGGCACTGGGACTGATCTGGGTGATCCCCTGGTTGATGATCAACAAGGCTGCCCCAGATAAACACCCATGGCTTACTGAAAAAGAAAAGCAGCACATTTTGGATACCGACCTGCAGGACAGCAAACAAGCCGTAGCTACAAAGGTGCTGAGCTGGAAAGAACTGCTGAAATTCAGGAATACCTGGGGCATCATCAGCGGCAGGTTTTTTATAGACCCGGTATGGTGGCTGTTCGTGACCTGGCTGCCTACTTTCTTAAAAGAGCAGTTTTTGTTCGATATCAAACAGATTGGTGCCTTTACCTGGCTGCCCTACCTCTTTGCTGCCATAGGCAGTCTGGCCGGTGGCTACCATTCTTCCCGGCAGGTAAAACGGGGCCTTAATGCGGTGAAGGCCAGAAAAAATTCCATTACGCTGGGTTGCATCGTTATGCTGGCTTCACTAACGGTCATTGTTTATTTCCTGGACGGATTGAAAGATAGCCCTACACTGGCTATGGTGCTCATAGGTACTACCCTGTTTGGCTTTCAGTTCCTGATCGGCAACATACAGACCCTCCCCAGCGATTATTTCCATGGCAAAAACGTGGGTACTGTAGCAGGCATGGGCGGCACTGCAGCGGTAGCAGGCACATTGCTCACTACCTGGGCTGTCCCTATCATCACCAAAACAAGTTATGTATCCTTTTTTGTACTGGCAGCAGTGCTGGTACCCATCACATGGATATGCATCAAATACATCACAGCTAAAAAAGTAATTCATCAATAA